In the Halosolutus gelatinilyticus genome, TTCGTCACGTAGTCGCCTTTCCCGACGAGCCCCCGGAGGATGTCGACGAAGACCTCGTTCGACTCGCTCAGTTCGAACTCGCGCTCGCCGGCCAACCACGCCTCGACGTCGGTCGTCTGGTCCGACTCGGCGGGCGTCCAGTGTTTGGCCCGGTAGTCGCTTCCGGTGCGCTTGACGCCCCAGCGGTTGAGCCCCTCCTTGCCGCCCTGGATGAACCAGGTCGCGTACTCGACGAGGTGGCGGTCGCCCGCGGCGGGGAGGACGCCGAACCGGCGGAACAGCTCCCAGGTCACCTGCCAGTTGTCGACGAACACGCTCTCGTCGGCGAGGTCCTCCCCCGTGAACGCCCGGTGGCCCTCCGCGCCGCCGCGGAGCTCCTCGAGCATCGGCCAGAGGTCGACGCCCTTGCAGCGCGCCTCGTCGACCCACGTGAAGTGGTTAATCCCCTTGACGTTAACCGAGATATCGCTGCGCTCGGCGTCCATGTCGAGGTGCTCTCGAGCGTACCGCGCGAGGCGGTGACGGGTGCCGAGCACCTCGTGGCACAGGCCGAGGGCGTTGATGTCGGGGTACTCGTCGTACAGCGCTCGCGTCACGAAGTGGACGGGGTTCGTGTAGTTGAACACCCACGCGTCGGGGCAGTGCTCGCGAATCGCGGCGGCGAACGCGCGGTAGAGCGGGACCGTCCGCATGGCGCGGAAGATGCCGCCCGGACCGATCGTCGCCGCGACCGCGCCGTAAATGCCGTAGCGTTTGGGGATGTCGAGATCGTGGACGAACGTCTCCGCCGGATCGTACTGCGTCGACAGGATGACGACGTCCGCGCCGGCGAGCGCCGTCTCGAGCGAGTCCGTCGCCTCGTACGACCAGTCGGCGACGGCTCCCTCTCGCTCCTGCACCCAGTTGCCGAAACGCGCGTTCCGCTCGGTGCTCTCGTAGTACTCGTCGTAGAGCCGTACCCGTCCGTCGAGGTCCGACTGCGCGAGATCCTGGATGAGATTCGGCGCCCACTGGCGACTTCCGCCGCCGAGATACGCAATCGTGATGTCGTCCGGATCGGTTGCCGTGCTCGAGTGAATCGCTTGCGCCATCGTTCCATTGTGAGAGACATACAGGCATAAACGTATGTGATGCGGATCGTACTCGTACCGGGTTCGATCCGGCCGCAGTGTCGGACGGACCGGACGCGTTTCCGCCGGCCGCCGTCGGTCGCCGATCTCGGCGTCAGTCCGTAACGACGGTAACAGGGCCGTCAAAGTCGAGGATCACGCGCTGTGCCGTATCGCCGAAGATCGCTTTCCCCGTCGGCGATCGTTTGTGCCCCGTGATGAATACGTGATCGCAGTCGCGTTCCGCCGCGGTCGCGACGATCCGTCGCGCCTGCTGGCCGTCTTCGACGACGGCGCAGAGCGGCTCGTACTCGACGTCCAGATCGGTCAGTTCGGCCCCGGCGATATCCCTGACGAACTGCCGTCCGCTCTCCGTGACGTCCGCCGAGGAGTACGACGTGCCTTCGACGTCGGCGATCGTCGACATCGTCTCGAGCGTGTGTTCGTACTCGTCGTCGTTCATCGTTGCGAGAAGGACGAGTTCGCCACCGGTCCCTGCCGCGAACTCGCCGGCGTTCCGAACTAATCGCTTAGCGGAATCGGTCGATTCGACTACCACGAGTGCGCGATTCATGGCGCGACGTTCACTCACGCAAGTAATAAGTATTGTGTCCGACTGGGTACCGAGTATGACCGGGAAATAGGACGGCGAAGCATACTCATGGCAGCCCAACGTGCTCACCGAATCGTTTGTCGAGTGGTAACGCTCGACGGATAGCTGGTACAGAACGCTATTTCGAAATGGAGAACACGGTTCGGAACCACGCAATACGCGGAGAATGCATCTATGAAGAGCGGAGGTCGATTCAGTTCCCACCGCCGATCGCGCAGAACCGTCCATCCAGTGCGTCTGCCGGCGGACGGATGGGTGGGGCCGCGAACGCAAGCGGACGCCGGCCAACGTCAGTTACATACGTACCTCTGTAAACGTACTCGAATCGACTGGAGAGAGACACTCAATAACATCCACCGATCCGTTCCAATAGCGCCAAAATCGTTCTGTGTACCAGAATTGTGTGCGGCCACGGCACATATTCGTTGTCTGCTCGTCGTCGCGACTGCAGCAGATGTGGTTCGAACACCAGTATTGGACATACGTTTCGATCTAAAATACAATGGTTCCCCAACATGCATCGCACCCGGCTCACATTCACAATTCCAAAATCGACCGGTCCGTTCTGGTGTGTTCAACGGCTTGTGTGCGACACCGACCACAGTTCGGTATGAGAGAACAACACATATATGATTTCAGGTGCATACGCGAATATGGTAAAACCGAGCCGTTCCGTCCAAACGATCGACCGGACGTTCGAGATCCTCGAGGTGATCCACGAGCTCGACGGCGCCGGCGTCTCGGAGATCGCCGAACGAGTCGACATCGGAAAGAGCGCAGTCCACAGCCACCTGACGACGCTGTCGAACCGCGAGTACGTCGACAAGGACGGCGACGAATATCACATCGGCCTCTCGTTTCTCGGGCTGGGCGCGTACGCGCGAAACCGAACGCCGATCTACGACGCGGCGCAGTCACGGGCCGACACCCTCGCCAACCAGACGGGCGAGTTAGTGAACCTCCTCGTCGAGAAAAGCGGAATGGGCATCTACCTCTACCAGGCGAAAGGGGAGAACGCGGTCGAACTCGACACCCACGAGGGAAAGCGCGTTCGGATGCACTGTACGGCACTCGGAAAGGCGATCCTCGCGTTCCGTCTGTCCGAGGAGGTCGACGAGATCATCGACGAGCACGGGCTTCCGACACTGACCAGTCAGACCGTCGCCGATCGCGAACGGTTGCACGCAGAACTCGAGGAGATCCGCGAACGACGGTACGCGATCGATCGCGAGGAACGCCTCAATGGCCTGCGGTGTATCGCGGCGCCGATCACCGACGATGCCGACCGGAGCATCGCGGCGATCAGCGTTGCCTGTCCCGTCCACCGCGTCGACGACGAGCGGTTCTACGAGGACCTCCCCGAGGCGGTGTTGGGCGCGGCGAACGTGATCGAACTCGAGTACAACTACTCGTAGATCGACCGCACGTTCGTTGCGTCAGTCTCGCCGCGGTACGTCGGATCGGACTCGGTCGCGGTTTGGCTTCGGGCAGTACCGGTCCGGTGAGATTGTGGATCCGGTGTTAGACACGAAAATTTATACTGATGGGCCTGGCACGCCCATGCATGCCACAGGGTGATAGCGGAAGAGCCAGCATAGACCTCGGAGCGGGCGTCTCCCGACGGGACGTTATGCGGCGACTCGGGGCAGCAAGTGCGGTCGGTGCGACGGCGAGCCTGGCCGGGTGCAGCGACCTCGTGTTCCGAGACGGCGAGGACGACGGCTCGAGCGCGAGAAACTGCGAAGACGGAGTGAACTACCAGCAGATCGACCTCGTACCGCCGCCGACCGACCTCGATTACGAGAGCGGCGGGAACGAACGCGAGGTGAACATGGTGACCCACGACGCCGCAACGTCGTTTTTCGACCCGACAATGGCCGGGCTTCACGACGCCGCGAGTCAGGTCGGCTGGAGCGCGAACTTTTCCGGTCCGACCGGCGGCGAAGACGTCGAAGAGCAGGTCACGATCCTCGAGTCGACGGTCGACGCCGGACCGGACGTGATCCTCACGACGATCATCGACGAACACGCGTACGATTCGGTGCTCCAAGAGGCCCTCGATAACGACATCGTCGTGCTCGCGTATAACGCGAACTCGCTCTCGACGCAGCAGATGGAAGAGCAGTTCGACCGGGCGCTGGCGTACGTCGGACAGGACAACTACGCGGCCGGCTACGTCTGCGGGCTCGCCGCCGCCGAGCGACTCGAGAGCGACGACGGACAGGTGACGATCGCCACGTGCTGTCCGGGCCACTCGGCGCTGGGCGAACGCGCGGCGGGTATCAAGGACGCACTGACGGAGGAGACCGGCGTCGAGACCGACCAGCTCGACGTTACCGACGATTCGAACGAGGGGATCGCTCGTCTGGAGGACCACATCGCGTCGACCGAGAACCTGCTCGGCATCGTCGGGACCGACGCCTACACCTGGTTCATCGGCGAGGCGCTCAAGAGCCAGGGCGTCGAAGACGAACTGCTCGGCGGCGGCTTCGACCTCGAGGAGCCGACGATGGAGGCCATCAACAACGGCGTGATGGACTACACGATCGGGCAGGACCCGTACTCACAGGGGTACGTGCCGACGATGCTCGCCTGGCTGTACATGGAGCGGGGGATTCCGCCGAAAGACTACAAGACGGGCGCCGAAGTGATCGATCAGGAGAACATCGAGTTCGCGCTGAAACGGAGCGACTGGTCGACGCTGCTCGAGCAACAGGGCTAATCATGAGTTCGGAACCGATCATTCGCACGAAGAAACTGTCGAAGGAGTTCGAGACCGTACACGCGGTGAAGGGCGTCGACTTCAGCGCCACCGAGGGCGAGATCATGGCCGTCGTCGGCGACAACGGCGCGGGGAAGTCGACGCTGATCGAGATGCTCTGTGGCGTGTTGGAGCCGACCGACGGCGACGTCTTCCTCAGAGGCGAACGAGTCCAGTTCGACGACTACAACGACGCACAGGAGGCGGGGATCGGCACCGTCTACCAGGATCTCGCGCTCGCGGAGAGCCAGTCGGTGGCGGCGAACATCTTCCTCGGAAACGAGCCGACGACGGCGGGACTCGCCGGCCGGCTGGGGCTCGTCGACGAGCGCGAGATGGCCGCGGAGGCGTCGTCGATCCTCGAACAGGTGCAGATTCCGGTCGATCCGCACGGCACCGTTCGCAGCCTCTCCGGCGGACAGCAACAGGCGGTCGCGATCGCTCGTGCGTTGCAGTTCGACCCGGAAATCCTCATCATGGACGAACCGACGAGCGCGCTGTCGATCGAGGGCGTGCGGAACGTACTGAACGTCGTGGGCGGACTTCGAGAGCGGGGGATCACGATTATTCTCATCAGTCACAACATCGAGGAGGTACTCGGTATCGCGGATCGGATCACGGTGCTCCACCAGGGAGAGCTGATGGGCGTCCTCGACGCCGACGAGGCCGACCGCGAGGACATCGTCTTGCTGATGATGGGCGGGAGCGAGGAGGACCGCGTCGAAGACCTCACCGAAGCCGGAGCCGAGGAGGGGTCGACCGCATGAGCGAGAAGACGGCCACGGCCGGCAAGTCGGCCGTGACTCGCGATCCGTCGGCGTTCGTTCGGCGGCTCACCTCGCGACGGGAGGCCGGCGTCCTGTTCGGGTTCGTCACGCTCTATGCGATCATCGCCGTCACGCGTCCGGACATCTTCTTCAGCTGGCAGGACATCTCCGGAGTGACCTTCCGGCTCTTCCGGACGGCGTCGATCTACGTCATCGTCGGCATCGGCATGAGCTTCCTGATCATCAGCGGCGAATTCGACCTCTCGGTCGGGTCGATGTTCGCCGTCGGCGGGCTCACGTTCGCATTGCTCATGCAGAACTACCAGCTCACGGGCCTCGCGAGCGTGGTGCTCGTCCTCCTGCTCGCGGCGGGCGTCGGCCTCACGAACGGCGTGATCGTGACGAAAGTCGGCGTCCCGTCGCTGATCGCGACGATCGGGATGTTGAGCGTGCTCCGCGGCGTCGCACTCGCGATCACCGACGGCTCGTGGGGCGTCCCGCAAAACGACGCCGTAGTCGGGCTGTTGGGCGGCAAAGCGGAGATCCTCGGCGTCACGGTCGCCCACCAGGTCGTCTGGGCGGCGCTGCTGGTGCTCGTTTTCGGGTTCGTCCTCCAGAAGACGCGCTTTGGCTACCACGTCTTCGCCGTCGGCGACGATCAGGACGCCGCCGAGAAGACCGGCATCGACGCCGACATGGTGAAGATCCGGAACTTCGTCATCGTCGCGATGCTCGCGGCGCTGGCCGGCATGATCAACATCTCCTACTACGGGTCGATGTTCGCCTCGAGCGGACAGACCTACGAGCTGTTGATCATCGCGGCCGTCGTCATCGGCGGGACGAACCTCTTCGGCGGCGAAGGCTCGCTCTCCGGGATGGTGCTCGGCGCGCTCGTCATCGCCATCATCCCGCAGGTGCTCGTCCTGAACGGGATGAGCGTGGACATTCAAGAGCTGCTAACCGGGGTGATCATCATCGCCGCGGTCGTCCTCGACATCATCTTCAGGGGACGGTAGCCGCGCTCTTCCCACTCAAGTGTCAGCGGTATCGCGAGGGCCGGAAGAACGCGATCGCAGTCGCCCGCCGTAGCTGCACTGGCAGAGGTGTCCGGCGAAGTGTCCGTGCGCTTCGGACGCGATGCGATCGACACTCGCCGCAGTAGGGACTGTTACGCGTTCGTCAGTCTTGCACAGACTCAGTATTCGTATAGATCGGTAGTAATACTTCGGATTTGCCACCTTTTCTCACCCGCGTTCAGCGGCGGCGAACCCGAGATTATGAAACCGTTCACCACGGCGGCTGAAGTTTTCTCCGATGTGAACGACTCCTCGCACGCGCCAGTGACCGTTTCGGTGAAGCGAGCCGTCGTCATCGGCGGCGCAGCGGGATCGAACGGGCGATCGCGAGCGCCTCTCGTCTCCTTCAGCATGCCTCAGAACGCCGATACCTACCGACGGGAACCGCCGTCTCTCGTTCGCCTTAGCTTCAATCGTCCGCCTATTTGAACCGCCAGGCGAAAATGATTATAAAAATATGAATTATTATAATATTTCATAGTTATATGATAGCTGGTGACGGGAGCCGATAGGCTTCTTCGAGACCGAACGTTTACATTCACATGTTCGTAGGATCAATGCTCGCTGGCGTCCGCCCGATCGGTCCTGATTTCCCTTCTCGGCCTATCCGCTCCCGTCATCTCGTTATCCGGCGGTGACGGACGGAAATCATGAGCTAATATCGCGATAAAGGTGCCACAGCGAACGGCGGGACGGTTCGTTCTTATGCCATCAAATCGGAGCCGGTATTGTCGTAATTGACACGCGTCTCCGAACGCCTCCCGGTTGGCCGCTCGACTCTATCGGTCGTCACTCGAAACGGAGTCACAGCGACGAAAGTAGCACCTTTCGTCCGCTTCGACGATCCGAGCCGTCGGCCGCGTCACCGTCGCCGATCCGTTCGGAGTTTGTACGACGAAAAAGCGGGTACTCGGAGCAGTTCCACCGACTACGTGACGGACCGATCACGGCGCCGAACCTCATACTCGTGGTCGTCGCGATACTGGAATCGACTTCTCGCGTCAGTCGACACCTGCAAATCGGCGCGTTCGAATGGGTCGGACGATCGGCGGAGCAAGAAATTTAGCCCCCGCGCGCCACGTCGGGACATGGCGATCGAAATTTCGGCGACGTCCTTTCACGTCGTCGATCTCGAAACGCGGTTCCCCTTCCACTTCGGGAACGTAGCGGTCACGAAGATCCCGAAGGTGCTCCTCCGCGTGAAGGCCGAGGTGGACGAGAAATCCCAAGACGGCATCGCGATGGGCGGATTGATTCCCGGTTGGTTCTACAAGGATCCCGAGATGGACCTCGACGCGGGCTACCGGAGTATGATCGACGCGTTCCGTTCGGCCGCCGATATCGCCCGGACCCTCAGCCCCCGGCCCACGGCGTTTGCGTTCTGGCGATCGCTCTACGAGGAACAACACGAGTGGGCCGCCGGCACCGACTGCCCGGCGCTGCTCTGGTCGTACGGCGTGAGCCTCGTCGAACAGGCGCTGATCGACGCCGTCTGCCGCGCGAAGAACACGACCTTCGCGAACGCGGTCAGGGAGAACGCGTTCGGCATCGACCT is a window encoding:
- a CDS encoding glycoside hydrolase family 4 — protein: MAQAIHSSTATDPDDITIAYLGGGSRQWAPNLIQDLAQSDLDGRVRLYDEYYESTERNARFGNWVQEREGAVADWSYEATDSLETALAGADVVILSTQYDPAETFVHDLDIPKRYGIYGAVAATIGPGGIFRAMRTVPLYRAFAAAIREHCPDAWVFNYTNPVHFVTRALYDEYPDINALGLCHEVLGTRHRLARYAREHLDMDAERSDISVNVKGINHFTWVDEARCKGVDLWPMLEELRGGAEGHRAFTGEDLADESVFVDNWQVTWELFRRFGVLPAAGDRHLVEYATWFIQGGKEGLNRWGVKRTGSDYRAKHWTPAESDQTTDVEAWLAGEREFELSESNEVFVDILRGLVGKGDYVTNINLPNTGQVSDLQNDAVVETNALVRANEVKPVAAGGFPRPVRGVVRGHIDTIETVIEASADGDVDAAFQGFLIDQQIRTLQTEDARELFAELVAAEESYLQDWDLEDSTVLAESAAYPAE
- a CDS encoding universal stress protein — translated: MNRALVVVESTDSAKRLVRNAGEFAAGTGGELVLLATMNDDEYEHTLETMSTIADVEGTSYSSADVTESGRQFVRDIAGAELTDLDVEYEPLCAVVEDGQQARRIVATAAERDCDHVFITGHKRSPTGKAIFGDTAQRVILDFDGPVTVVTD
- a CDS encoding IclR family transcriptional regulator, with the protein product MVKPSRSVQTIDRTFEILEVIHELDGAGVSEIAERVDIGKSAVHSHLTTLSNREYVDKDGDEYHIGLSFLGLGAYARNRTPIYDAAQSRADTLANQTGELVNLLVEKSGMGIYLYQAKGENAVELDTHEGKRVRMHCTALGKAILAFRLSEEVDEIIDEHGLPTLTSQTVADRERLHAELEEIRERRYAIDREERLNGLRCIAAPITDDADRSIAAISVACPVHRVDDERFYEDLPEAVLGAANVIELEYNYS
- a CDS encoding substrate-binding domain-containing protein, which translates into the protein MPQGDSGRASIDLGAGVSRRDVMRRLGAASAVGATASLAGCSDLVFRDGEDDGSSARNCEDGVNYQQIDLVPPPTDLDYESGGNEREVNMVTHDAATSFFDPTMAGLHDAASQVGWSANFSGPTGGEDVEEQVTILESTVDAGPDVILTTIIDEHAYDSVLQEALDNDIVVLAYNANSLSTQQMEEQFDRALAYVGQDNYAAGYVCGLAAAERLESDDGQVTIATCCPGHSALGERAAGIKDALTEETGVETDQLDVTDDSNEGIARLEDHIASTENLLGIVGTDAYTWFIGEALKSQGVEDELLGGGFDLEEPTMEAINNGVMDYTIGQDPYSQGYVPTMLAWLYMERGIPPKDYKTGAEVIDQENIEFALKRSDWSTLLEQQG
- a CDS encoding ATP-binding cassette domain-containing protein, with product MSSEPIIRTKKLSKEFETVHAVKGVDFSATEGEIMAVVGDNGAGKSTLIEMLCGVLEPTDGDVFLRGERVQFDDYNDAQEAGIGTVYQDLALAESQSVAANIFLGNEPTTAGLAGRLGLVDEREMAAEASSILEQVQIPVDPHGTVRSLSGGQQQAVAIARALQFDPEILIMDEPTSALSIEGVRNVLNVVGGLRERGITIILISHNIEEVLGIADRITVLHQGELMGVLDADEADREDIVLLMMGGSEEDRVEDLTEAGAEEGSTA
- a CDS encoding ABC transporter permease, encoding MSEKTATAGKSAVTRDPSAFVRRLTSRREAGVLFGFVTLYAIIAVTRPDIFFSWQDISGVTFRLFRTASIYVIVGIGMSFLIISGEFDLSVGSMFAVGGLTFALLMQNYQLTGLASVVLVLLLAAGVGLTNGVIVTKVGVPSLIATIGMLSVLRGVALAITDGSWGVPQNDAVVGLLGGKAEILGVTVAHQVVWAALLVLVFGFVLQKTRFGYHVFAVGDDQDAAEKTGIDADMVKIRNFVIVAMLAALAGMINISYYGSMFASSGQTYELLIIAAVVIGGTNLFGGEGSLSGMVLGALVIAIIPQVLVLNGMSVDIQELLTGVIIIAAVVLDIIFRGR